In the genome of Dermacentor silvarum isolate Dsil-2018 chromosome 1, BIME_Dsil_1.4, whole genome shotgun sequence, one region contains:
- the LOC119430961 gene encoding nardilysin: MEDIVKSPNDARQYRVITLENGLTALLVSDHKSHPLSPLSCSSSRHSSSSRQSMSSPASSKKGSHDCLAGAEELPEVNFGEETHVSSLPKISIASSIANYLSSAKCEDVPRSKSPQEEHLETNTELASGSSSRPQSMDRPFSDGTCEESMSEDDISVHGGSESEPESDIETGHHSRADSKQHGNVRKEKMAAAALCVGVGSFHEPEHLQGLAHFLEHMVFMGSDKYPRENFFDAFLNKHGGSDNAYTECERTVYKMEVHQKHLHRAMDIFANFFVSPLMRKESMERELEAIDNEFQLVLPSDSCRLQQLLGSVAREKHPMRKFMWGNTASLKKLPEKDGIDVHAALRTFFEQHYSPALMTLAVQSRHSLDELERMVREIFSAIPVRKPMPELSSLLSCEPFPLEQFAKLYKVQPVKKVNNVSLTWALPSLLHEYRTKPLEYISYVVGHEGNGSILAYLRDRSWALGLVAGNEGTGFHHNTICSLFNITISLTEEGLKNVEEVITAVFSFLAMVKKTGPVKSIFDEIQLVADNNFRWCEEESPLDYVERLCANMQLYPPKHYLDGETCLFEYDPALIQKCLDQLIPCKANIMIISCRYQKQGICTKKEPYLETPYCTQEVPLEWLSAWSNLVPDPYFEIPQRNKYIASDFTLKEENEHQSELPVKLHEDRRFRLWYKKDTKFNVPKACVYFQLISPVMYVSAENAVLMDILCDTLLQNMSQETNAAVCASLDFTISVNENGLIIRVVGFNEKVPVLFDVILHHLAAFEVKQQLFENLKKHLHKRYYNLFMKPSHLCTDTRFSVLQQCHWSNIEKRMIIKDVTVSSLLSFVEQFRKQLFVEGLAHGNFTASEAIALAELVVKKLNCTPLPACMIPESRVMQVPLGSHYCRVASFNIADHNSMIVNYYQLGPGTVKQHTLAELMIDFMEEPCFDILRTKSQLGYDVNCSNRNTNGIVGFTVGVCCSAEKFTCSYVDEQIELFLSMFAKKIAELTQEEFATQVSSLVKQKSCSDLYLQEESDRYWGEIVSFDYLFDRLQREIDFLKALTLEEFKECCKLFLPFKHPGEPHRRKLSIQIVGYGEAAIAESKPIGYPPSQTPASTTGDIHNTSAEGKTLSYQRCIEHMHNVHPWKHPKRPRDQNSTEEISSEDLTYALQFLESVVEKQESVYVNDITVFKQGLPAYPVCRVRS; encoded by the coding sequence ATGGAAGACATTGTCAAGTCACCGAACGATGCTAGGCAGTACAGGGTGATTACGCTGGAAAATGGTCTCACCGCGCTGCTGGTGTCCGATCACAAGTCGCATCCACTGTCTCCGTTGTCCTGTTCCTCGTCTAGACATTCTTCTTCGTCACGGCAGTCCATGTCGTCACCTGCTAGCTCAAAGAAAGGAAGCCACGACTGCCTTGCTGGAGCAGAAGAACTACCGGAAGTGAATTTTGGTGAGGAAACACATGTGTCCTCGCTTCCGAAGATCAGCATTGCATCTTCTATAGCAAACTACCTCAGCTCTGCCAAATGCGAAGATGTTCCACGCTCGAAAAGTCCGCAGGAGGAGCACCTCGAGACAAACACCGAACTTGCCTCTGGGTCCTCGAGCCGACCTCAGTCGATGGATCGACCGTTTTCAGACGGCACTTGTGAGGAGAGCATGAGTGAGGACGATATAAGTGTCCATGGTGGAAGCGAGAGTGAACCTGAAAGTGATATCGAGACAGGACACCATTCCCGTGCGGATAGCAAGCAGCACGGCAACGTGaggaaagaaaaaatggcagCGGCCGCCCTCTGCGTTGGCGTTGGAAGCTTCCATGAACCGGAGCATCTGCAAGGGCTTGCACACTTTCTTGAGCACATGGTCTTCATGGGCAGTGACAAGTACCCACGTGAGAATTTCTTCGATGCTTTTCTGAACAAGCATGGAGGTAGCGACAATGCTTACACCGAATGTGAGAGAACAGTTTACAAGATGGAAGTGCACCAGAAGCATTTGCACCGAGCTATGGACATATTTGCCAATTTTTTTGTCTCACCGCTTATGAGGAAGGAGAGCATGGAAAGAGAGTTGGAAGCCATTGACAATGAATTTCAGCTGGTGCTTCCTTCCGATTCCTGTCGTCTTCAGCAGTTACTTGGTAGCGTTGCCCGCGAAAAACACCCTATGAGGAAGTTCATGTGGGGCAACACAGCTTCCTTGAAGAAACTGCCAGAGAAGGATGGCATAGATGTCCACGCTGCATTGCGCACATTCTTTGAACAGCATTACAGCCCAGCACTTATGACCCTTGCTGTGCAATCAAGGCATTCCCTGGATGAGCTGGAACGCATGGTCAGAGAGATATTTTCTGCAATTCCAGTACGTAAACCTATGCCTGAACTCTCAAGCCTTCTCTCTTGTGAGCCATTCCCATTGGAGCAGTTTGCCAAGCTGTATAAGGTGCAGCCTGTTAAGAAAGTGAACAATGTCTCACTCACTTGGGCATTGCCATCCCTGCTTCATGAGTATAGAACAAAGCCTCTGGAATACATTTCTTACGTTGTGGGGCATGAAGGAAATGGTAGCATTCTGGCCTATCTGAGGGACAGATCCTGGGCCCTTGGCCTTGTTGCAGGAAATGAGGGAACTGGATTTCATCATAACACCATTTGCTCCTTGTTTAACATCACAATCTCCTTGACTGAAGAAGGGCTCAAAAATGTTGAGGAGGTGATCACAGCTGTCTTTTCCTTCTTAGCTATGGTGAAGAAAACAGGCCCTGTCAAGAGTATCTTTGATGAAATCCAATTAGTTGCTGACAACAACTTTCGCTGGTGTGAAGAGGAAAGTCCATTGGACTACGTTGAACGACTTTGTGCTAACATGCAGCTCTACCCACCAAAGCACTATCTAGATGGTGAAACGTGCCTGTTTGAGTATGACCCTGCCTTAATTCAAAAGTGCCTGGACCAACTTATCCCCTGCAAGGCCAACATCATGATCATCTCCTGCCGCTACCAAAAACAAGGCATCTGCACCAAGAAAGAGCCATACCTTGAGACACCGTACTGCACCCAGGAAGTTCCGCTAGAGTGGCTTTCAGCATGGTCCAACCTTGTACCTGATCCATATTTTGAGATCCCTCAACGAAACAAGTACATTGCCTCTGACTTCACCTTGAAGGAAGAGAATGAGCACCAATCAGAACTGCCGGTCAAGCTACATGAAGATCGGCGATTTCGCCTGTGGTACAAGAAGGACACGAAATTCAATGTGCCTAAAGCTTGTGTGTACTTTCAGCTGATATCACCTGTCATGTATGTGTCTGCTGAAAATGCTGTCCTTATGGACATCCTTTGTGACACTTTGCTCCAGAACATGAGTCAGGAAACTAATGCTGCTGTGTGTGCATCCCTTGACTTCACAATATCAGTGAATGAGAATGGTCTCATTATAAGAGTTGTGGGCTTCAATGAGAAAGTGCCAGTGCTCTTTGATGTTATTTTGCACCATCTAGCTGCCTTTGAAGTGAAGCAACAGCTCTTTGAAAACCTCAAAAAGCATCTGCACAAGCGTTACTACAATTTGTTCATGAAGCCATCGCACCTCTGCACAGACACTCGTTTCTCTGTTCTTCAGCAGTGCCACTGGTCAAACATAGAGAAGCGAATGATCATCAAGGATGTTACTGTGTCTTCGCTGCTCAGTTTTGTGGAGCAGTTCAGGAAACAGCTTTTTGTTGAAGGCCTTGCTCATGGAAACTTTACGGCTTCTGAAGCCATTGCCCTGGCTGAACTTGTTGTGAAAAAACTTAATTGTACCCCTCTTCCCGCATGCATGATCCCAGAGTCTAGAGTGATGCAAGTTCCACTTGGCAGTCATTATTGCAGAGTTGCCTCCTTTAACATTGCAGACCACAATTCGATGATTGTGAACTACTACCAACTTGGGCCTGGTACTGTTAAGCAGCATACACTTGCAGAGCTTATGATTGATTTCATGGAGGAACCTTGCTTTGACATCCTGAGAACCAAGTCACAGCTTGGATACGATGTTAACTGTTCGAACAGGAATACTAATGGTATTGTTGGATTCACAGTTGGTGTGTGCTGCTCTGCTGAGAAGTTTACTTGCTCATATGTCGATGAACAAATTGAGCTCTTCCTCTCTAtgtttgcaaaaaaaattgctgaGCTCACCCAAGAAGAGTTTGCTACGCAAGTTTCATCACTAGTGAAACAGAAAAGCTGTTCTGACCTGTACCTTCAAGAAGAATCTGACAGATACTGGGGAGAGATAGTTTCCTTTGACTACCTGTTTGATCGTCTACAGCGAGAAATTGACTTCCTGAAAGCGTTGACATTGGAGGAATTCAAAGAATGCTGCAAACTGTTCCTCCCTTTCAAGCACCCTGGAGAGCCACATCGGCGAAAACTCTCAATTCAAATTGTTGGCTACGGAGAGGCAGCTATTGCAGAGTCCAAGCCTATTGGATATCCACCCTCTCAAACTCCAGCGTCCACCACTGGTGACATCCACAACACCTCTGCTGAGGGCAAAACACTTTCCTACCAACGATGCATTGAGCACATGCACAATGTGCACCCCTGGAAGCACCCCAAGCGCCCTCGGGATCAGAACAGCACTGAAGAAATCAGCAGTGAAGATTTGACCTATGCTTTGCAGTTCCTTGAGTCAGTGGTCGAAAAACAAGAATCGGTGTATGTAAATGACATAACAGTCTTCAAACAAGGGCTACCTGCGTACCCTGTTTGTAGGGTTAGGTCCTGA